DNA from Actinoplanes sp. SE50/110:
GCGTATTTCGTGGTCACGCTACTGCTGATCGCCGCGCTGACCCTGCTCGCCGTGCTGGCCACGGACCCGGTGGCGCCGTGGCAGCTCAAGATCTATTCAGCGGCGATCGTGGCGCTGGCGTTCTTCGGCCACGGCTACTACCACTCCAAGGCGCGGCTGCTGCTGCCGGCGTTCCCCCTGCTGCTGCCGGTGGCGGCGACGCTGGCCCGGGCGCGGCGGACCACCGTGGTCGCGGTCCTGGCCGCGATGACCTTGATTTCCGCGGCGTACGGCGTTTACCTCTGCACGGTCTGGACATGGTCGCCGTGAAGTTGGTGGCGACCGGGGGGCCTGGTAGGTTGCCTTCTGCAAGGTCCTGTGGAGCAGTTGGAGTGCTCGCCGCCCTGTCAAGGCGGAGGTCGCGGGTTCAAGTCCCGTCAGGACCGCCTCTCCCCTATGTCACCAGCATGAAGACGGCGGCGTAGTGGCAGGTGGCCCCGGCGCTGACCAGCGCATGGAAGACCTCGTGATAGCCGAACACCGACGGCGCCGGATCGGGCCTGCGGTAGTGGTAGGCGAGAGCCCCGGCGACGTACAACAGACCGCCGGCGACCGCGAGGGCCCCGGCAGCCGGCCCGGCGTGGATCCAGATCAGCGGCAGAGCCAGGCCCGCCACGGCTGCCAGCCCGATGTAGGTGCCGCCGACCGCACGCTCCGGAGCCTGCATTCGCGCCACGTGCAGGGTGGCCGTCACCGCCGCGAGCGCCCACATCACCACCAGGCAGATGCCGTGGTAGCGGGCCGGGACGGCAAGCTGGTACGGCGGGGTGGCGCTGCCGGCGATCAGCACGAAGATCATCAGATGATCGAGGCGCTGCAGTAGCCGGCGCAGCGCGGGCGGCCGGCTGACCCGGTGGTAGAGGGCGCTGGTACCGAACATCGCGCTGACCGTCCCCGCGTAGACCGCGGCCGCGACGACCGCGCCTTCGCCGCGGGCCCCGGCGATGAGCAACCCGCCGGCCGGCAAGGAGAGCAGGAACCAGATGAGATGTATCCAGCCGCGCCAGATCGGCCTGCGAAGTTTCCCGGGTGACGTCCGCTGGGTCATCCTCCCATCAAAACAAACCGGCGGCCGGGTCTACCGTCCGGCTTTGCGGAGATGACCGCGACCGGCCGAGAAAATTCGATTTCGTCGATCCAATGCATGCGGTCGGAAGAATTGTTGAACCGTTCGAGCGGCTGTCTCCGTATTGATCTACAACCGGTGAGACCAACGCTGAGGACGAGGAGAATTTCGTGCGTTCACGTGTGTACCGAGGTGCTGTCGGACGTCGTCGTAAGGCGATCGGAGCGGTCGTGGTGGCTGGCGTGCTGGGGGTGGGCACGGTGACCGGCGTGCAGTTCGCGAACGCGAGCACCACCCCCCGCGCGGCCACCGATCTGGCCGCCTTCGGCGGGCGCCAGGCAGCCGCGCCGGGCCAGAACCCGGCCGGTGCCAAAGACGCCGCGGCCAGGGCTGCGGCGGCCAAGGCGGCGGCCGCCAAGCGTCTCGCGGCCTTCTGTGCCGCGAACGGCCAGGCCGCCGGTGACAATGCCGCGGGTAACGCCGCCGCCGGTAAGGGTGCGGCGTTCGGTAAGGCCGCTGCCGGTAAGGGTGCGGCGTTCGGTAAAGCCGCTGCCGGTAAGGGTGCGGCGTTCGGTAAAGCGGCTGCCGGTAAGGGTGCCAAAGGTAAAGGCATCGCAGCGAAAATTGCCGCCGCCAAGGCTGACGCGGCCAAACGGATAGCGGCCAAGTGCGCCGCCATCAATGGCGCGGCGGCCAATGGGGCCGCGGCTGATGCCGGCGCGGGAAATGCCGGCAAGGCGAACAGCATCGCCGCCAAGATCGCCGCGGCCAAGGCTGCGGCGGCCAAGCGGGCGGCAGCCAGACTGGCGGCCGCCAAAGCCGCCGCAGCCAAGCGCGCGGCCGGCGCGGCGGGCAAGTAGCTTCCGGGCCCGCGACCAGCCTGCGCGCCGCCGGCACTGCCCACCGGACGCGGCGACGCCGCGTGGCGCGGCGGTCAGCGCAGGCTGCGGAACCACCGCCGTTCCGTCAGGTCGCATCCGGGGTCGACGCGCACCTGGTTACGGCCGCCGTGCTTCGCCTCGTACAGTGCGGCGTCGGCGCGGCCGAGCAAACCGTTCACCGTGCTGCCGGCGTCACTGGTCGTCACGCCGATGCTCACGGTGACCGGCAGGTCGCCGGTGATCGTCGCCCAGGACTCCTCCGCGATGTCCCGCCGGAGATCCTCGAGGCGGAAGATGGCCTCGGCCGGC
Protein-coding regions in this window:
- a CDS encoding hemolysin III family protein — protein: MTQRTSPGKLRRPIWRGWIHLIWFLLSLPAGGLLIAGARGEGAVVAAAVYAGTVSAMFGTSALYHRVSRPPALRRLLQRLDHLMIFVLIAGSATPPYQLAVPARYHGICLVVMWALAAVTATLHVARMQAPERAVGGTYIGLAAVAGLALPLIWIHAGPAAGALAVAGGLLYVAGALAYHYRRPDPAPSVFGYHEVFHALVSAGATCHYAAVFMLVT
- a CDS encoding histone, which translates into the protein MRSRVYRGAVGRRRKAIGAVVVAGVLGVGTVTGVQFANASTTPRAATDLAAFGGRQAAAPGQNPAGAKDAAARAAAAKAAAAKRLAAFCAANGQAAGDNAAGNAAAGKGAAFGKAAAGKGAAFGKAAAGKGAAFGKAAAGKGAKGKGIAAKIAAAKADAAKRIAAKCAAINGAAANGAAADAGAGNAGKANSIAAKIAAAKAAAAKRAAARLAAAKAAAAKRAAGAAGK